One region of Camelina sativa cultivar DH55 chromosome 6, Cs, whole genome shotgun sequence genomic DNA includes:
- the LOC104790434 gene encoding transcription factor MYB21-like: MEKKGGSSGGPGSSAEAEVRKGPWTMEEDLILINYIANHGDGVWNSLAKSAGLKRTGKSCRLRWLNYLRPDVRRGNITPEEQLIIMELHAKWGNRWSKIAKHLPGRTDNEIKNFWRTRIQKYIKQADATTTSSVGSHHSSEINDQAASTSSHNVFCTQDQPMETYSPTPTSYQHTNMEFNYGNYSTAATATVDYPIPMTVDDQSGENYWGMDDIWSSMHLLNGY, from the exons atggaaaaaaaaggaggaaGTAGTGGAGGTCCAGGATCCTCAGCAGAAGCAGAGGTAAGAAAAGGACCATGGACGATGGAAGAAGATCTTATTCTCATCAACTATATCGCCAACCACGGCGATGGTGTTTGGAACTCTCTTGCCAAATCTGCAG GTCTAAAACGCACCGGAAAAAGTTGCCGGCTCCGATGGCTAAACTATCTCCGCCCCGACGTACGACGGGGAAACATCACGCCAGAGGAGCAACTTATCATCATGGAACTTCATGCTAAGTGGGGAAACAG GTGGTCGAAAATCGCCAAACACCTTCCAGGAAGAACCGACAACGAGATCAAAAATTTCTGGAGGACAAGAATCCAAAAGTACATCAAGCAAGCGGATGCAACAACAACATCGTCCGTTGGGTCTCATCATAGCTCAGAGATCAACGACCAAGCTGCTAGCACGTCGAGCCATAATGTCTTTTGTACACAAGATCAACCGATGGAGACTTATTCTCCTACACCAACGTCGTATCAACATACCAATATGGAGTTCAACTACGGTAACTATTCGACAGCGGCCACGGCAACAGTGGATTATCCGATACCGATGACGGTTGATGATCAAAGCGGTGAAAACTATTGGGGTATGGATGATATTTGGTCATCAATGCATTTACTGAATGGATATTGA